In the Topomyia yanbarensis strain Yona2022 chromosome 3, ASM3024719v1, whole genome shotgun sequence genome, one interval contains:
- the LOC131686868 gene encoding uncharacterized protein LOC131686868, producing MNAHPLASYATLLRRRNATQHFYVDDFLFGAPDVESAIKLCRETSAMLASAGLPLKKWASSSPEVLEDVPPDDLAILPFHNLQDDQAVFTFGLIWEPKLDILMFKVQFLLAASVPTKRKVMSCITQIFDPLQRVSNDHQS from the coding sequence ATGAACGCGCATCCACTTGCGAGTTACGCAACACTTCTACGTCGACGCAACGCAACACAACACTTCTACGTCGACGATTTTCTCTTTGGGGCGCCGGACGTAGAATCCGCCATCAAGTTGTGTCGTGAGACATCGGCAATGCTAGCTTCCGCTGGATTACCGCTCAAGAAATGGGCATCGAGTTCTCCTGAAGTTCTTGAGGATGTACCACCTGATGATCTGGCAATTCTGCCATTCCATAATCTTCAGGATGACCAGGCTGTCTTCACGTTCGGCCTCATTTGGGAACCGAAGTTGGATATACTCATGTTCAAGGTTCAGTTTCTGCTAGCCGCATCCGTCCCGACGAAACGCAAGGTGATGTCGTGCATCACCCAAATTTTCGATCCACTCCAACGTGTGTCCAACGATCACCAAAGCTAA